The Falco biarmicus isolate bFalBia1 chromosome 22 unlocalized genomic scaffold, bFalBia1.pri SUPER_22_unloc_2, whole genome shotgun sequence genomic sequence ACGCCACGCCATGCAATGCCATGTGTCCCCATGCCACATGGCCCCATGTGGCACCACATGGCCCCATGCGATGCCATGTGTCCGCACATGCCACGTGTCCCCATGCGATCCCACGTGTCCCCATGCGATGCCACATCATGCTGTGCAACGCCATGTGTCCCTGTGTGACACCACATGTCCCCACATGATACCGCGTGTCCCCAGGTGATGCCACGTGTCCCTGTGTGATGCATCGTGTCCCATGCGATGCCACATCATGCTGTGCAATGCCATGTGTCCCTGTGTGACGCCACATGTCCCCACATGATGCCACGTGCCCCCAGGTGATGCCACGTGTCCTGTGTGATGCATCGCGTCCCCACACGATGCCACATGTCCCCATGCAATGCCACATCATGCCATGCAATGCCATGTGTCCCCGTGTGATGCCAGATGTCCCGATGTGATGCCATGTGTCCCCACATGATGCCACATGTCCCCATGCGATGCCACGTGTCACCACGCAACACCACGTGTCCCCACGCGATGCCACGTGTCCCTGTGTGATGCATCGTGTCCCCATGCGATGCCACATCATGCTGTGCAATGCCATGTGTCCCTGTGTGACGCCACATGTCCCCACATGATGCCACGTGCCCCCAGGTGATGCCACGTGTCCCTGTGTGATGCATCGCGTCCCCACACGATGCCACATGTCCCCATGCAATGCCACATCATGCCATGCAATGCCGTGTGTGTCCCCGTGCGATGCCAGATGTCCCACGCGGCGCCACGTCACGCTATGCAATGCCGTGTGTCCCTGTGTGACGCCGCCTGTCCCCCCgcaccgccgccccccccccgctgtGCCACGTGATGCCAGACACCCCCGTGGGGGggctgccacccccacccccatggCGCCACAACACCCCGcgaccccccagcacccacctgtAGACGAGGGAGTCGTCGAGGGAGCTGTTGTAGGTGACCTGGAACATGCGGATGCCGGGGACGTGGCGCTGGGGCAGCCAGCGTATTCGCGCCGACGTGGCCGTCAGCTCGGCCGCCACCACGCGCCGCTCGCCCGGCACCCACGTCTCGTTGCCGCCGGCGCGAGCCATATCCGAAGGGCCGGCCGCCGTTTCGCCGTCGCCATCCCCATCCTCGCGGGCAACCGGGAGCGGAAAGACGGCTACCTGCACACGGGCGGCCGCCTCGCCGGCGGCGTTGGAAGCCACGCAGGTGAAGGCGCCGTGGTCGCCCAGCGTGGCGACCCGGAGCTCCAAGGAGCCGTCGGGGCCGACAGCGCGGCGTGAACCGTTCTGCACCAACCGCCCGTCCGGACCCAACCAGTGCAACGCCGGCGGCGGATCGCCAGCAGCGGCGCAACCCAACCGTAAGGGTTGGCCTTCCAAGACGGCAGCGGGATCGGCAGCGGCGCCGGCGATGGCCGGGGCTCGACACGCCAATTCCTCCTCCGGCACGGCCCAAAGCAAGCGACCGGCGAGCGGCGGTGGCGATGCGCAGCTCTCCAGCCGGCCCGGTTGCGCCAAACGCCGTAACCAAAGCAATTCGCAGTTACAATGCAGCGGGTTCCCCCCCGCCGCCAAACTGGGGCCCGGCGGCCCCGGCACCGGCGGTAACGCCCGTAGGCGGTTGGCGGTGAGGTCCAAGCGTGCCAAGCGCGGTAAGCGCGCCACCGCGCCGGCGGGGACCCGCTCCAGGAGGTTGTGATCCAGGGTGAGGGTGGCCAAGCTGGCCATGCCGGCCACCGCCTCCCAGGGCAGCGCCGGCAGGTTGTTGTGGGACAGGTCCAGGTCCTCCACCGTGGCGGCGAAGGCGGCGAAGGCGGCGGGCTCGATGGCGGCCAGCTGGTTGTTGGCCAGGATGAGGTGCCGGAGGCTGGCCAAGCCGCGCAGCTGCGCCCCGCTCAGCGCCGGCAACCGGTTGCCGTCCAGGTGGAGGGCGCGGAGGGCGCGGAGGTCGGCGAAGGCGCCAGGCGCCAGGCGCCGCAGCCCGTTGCGGGAGAGGGTGAGGTGCACCAGGCTGCTCATGTTGGCGAAATCGGCGCGGCCCACGGCGCCGATGAAGTTGTCGGCCAAGCGCAGCTCCACGGCGCCGCGGTCCAGGCTGGGCGGCACGGCCAGCAGGCCGGTGCGGGCGCACAGCAGCGTGGGGTTGGGGGCGGGCCGCCGGGCAGAGGCAGCGGGGGGGGCAGCGGTGGGACCCCCGCCACCGCCCCCAGCATCACCAGGGGCACCAGCAGCTTCGCCATCCTccgccggccccggcggcgcctgtgggggggtggggggtggtgagGAGGGGGCAGGACTGGGCCCACGGGGGGGGGAATTGGGCAGGATTGGGCCCATGGGGGGAAATGAGGCTATGGGGCAGGATTGGTCCCacggggggggaggggctgtggggcaggattGGTCCCacggggggggaggggctgtggggcaggattGGGCCCacggggggggaggggctgtggggcaggattGGTCCCacggggggggaggggctgtggggcaggattGGGCCCacggggggggaggggctgtggggcaggatgggcccacgggggggggggggctgtggggcaggattGGGcccacgggggggggggggctgtggggcaggattGGGCCCACGGGGGGggagggctgtggggcaggatcAGGGCCCGAGGGGGCAGGATCGGGCCTGGGGGGGCAGGatcagggctggggggggaggggctgcggggcaggattggaccgggggggggggggggcaggatcGGGCCCCGGGGGACCC encodes the following:
- the LOC130143303 gene encoding LOW QUALITY PROTEIN: leucine-rich repeat and fibronectin type III domain-containing protein 1-like (The sequence of the model RefSeq protein was modified relative to this genomic sequence to represent the inferred CDS: deleted 3 bases in 3 codons), producing MAKLLVPLVMLGAVAGVHRCPPRCLCPAAAPNPTLLCARTGLLAVPPSLDRGAVELRLADNFIGAVGRADFANMSSLVHLTLSRNGLRRLAPGAFADLRALRALHLDGNRLPALSGAQLRGLASLRHLILANNQLAAIEPAAFAAFAATVEDLDLSHNNLPALPWEAVAGMASLATLTLDHNLLERVPAGAVARLPRLARLDLTANRLRALPPVPGPPGPSLAAGGNPLHCNCELLWLRRLAQPGRLESCASPPPLAGRLLWAVPEEELACRAPAIAGAAADPAAVLEGQPLRLGCAAAGDPPPALHWLGPDGRLVQNGSRRAVGPDGSLELRVATLGDHGAFTCVASNAAGEAAARVQVAVFPLPVAREDGDGDGETAAGPSDMARAGGNETWVPGERRVVAAELTATSARIRWLPQRHVPGIRMFQVTYNSSLDDSLVYRLLPPSSRSFVLRDLAAGRHYQLCVTALHAEGVPAAPTARGLGCVRFATPGGAPGCAALPRPHFLGGTVIIVIGAAIAASVLVFILILTARYKAAAARRPPAAVASVCSQTNGAHRSPEPAPPPLPAPAPMGATGGGARGLFPSHSYPRRARTRRHGSLPRLDLPEGTPPLRPSFGSTHWMLESTV